GTGATCATAGACTTTTCTAAAATCACGTTCTGCCCGTGCTTTTGAAAAGTGTTGAGCAATCTTATCGAGGTTTTTGGCGTTCACATCACAAACAACCGTGATATTTTCGCTCTGAACACCACCCAGATTACCGGCGCCTCGTCCGCCCACGCCGATCATGGCAATATAGAGTTTGTCATTCAAATTCTGGCCGCGCACAATGGCGGGAAATCCAAACACAGCGGCTCCTGTCGTTAACGCCGATGCGCCCAGAAACTTACGCCTTGAAATGCCTTTGGGAGAACGGTCTTTTGCTTCCGCTGATTTCCGCATGATAAAAATCCTTTCCTTAATGTTTATTAACGAAGTTAGTGACAATAGCCTAACAAAGCACTATTGTCTTCTCCAAATCCATGGCCGCTCTTCAAAGGGAACTCATCTTCCCTCCCTTTTTAAAGAATTGGTTGAACCGCATTTGTCCGGGAAGGCGGCACTCTTTATAATACGCCACATGCTTTTCTTTTTAAGACCTTTGGAAAGGAATTTGATGAAGACACGATGCTTATTTTTACGTGGAGATTTTTCTGCACAAAGCTTGCACCGCTATCTCGCAGTATTTTGTGCCGTTTTTTGGGGATTGATCTTTGCCGCATGGCTAGGCTATCCGCGAGAGAACAGCTATTCTATCCTAACCCACACCTTCAGCTTTTTGGGAAGTTATGAACTGAAACACAGCCCGACCTGGTGGTGGCTCTTTTCTGTGGGACTGATTTTTTGGAGTGTGGCAGGTATACCGCTGATTCTCTATATTTATCGCCGCTTCGCGCGCATCTCCCTATGGGGCGCACGCATCGCCGCCCTCTTCCAACTCATCGGCAGTGTAAACATCGCATTGGTCGGCCTTTTCCCCGATGTGAATACGCCTCTGTCGGCAAGCTTGAAAGTGACGGATGTCCACGAAAAAGTCGCGATCTTGGCGGCGGCCATGTTTATCCTTGCCATCA
The DNA window shown above is from Candidatus Hydrogenedentota bacterium and carries:
- a CDS encoding DUF998 domain-containing protein, giving the protein MKTRCLFLRGDFSAQSLHRYLAVFCAVFWGLIFAAWLGYPRENSYSILTHTFSFLGSYELKHSPTWWWLFSVGLIFWSVAGIPLILYIYRRFARISLWGARIAALFQLIGSVNIALVGLFPDVNTPLSASLKVTDVHEKVAILAAAMFILAIILHGLLLLKGRYFDRNRSFNYRYFLPLYALWFAILLTATYFLIKWEYVYARLKAAAAEQGTSVGSSWSEALNTIYSFPLWENILIYSLFCFMVIVALLLSKAENTGGTDASAASQKK